The Brachionichthys hirsutus isolate HB-005 chromosome 11, CSIRO-AGI_Bhir_v1, whole genome shotgun sequence genome includes a window with the following:
- the dhx34 gene encoding probable ATP-dependent RNA helicase DHX34 has protein sequence MDPDRRRDGRSWDWDSPRCRAQLDEMFFRQQDYVQAGSPEHREFWAFFDRFQRFKTKRDMSGSGAGRNQDAEEGRRQRKVGEGQVDLDLPREYDARYRINVSVCTGDIEERLGKSESRSAKRTSGPGRQEVQDCRLALLHFLDFSQRQSFGKLAKLRREQKSLPIFQYRERMVQLVRLHPVVVVAGDTGCGKSTQVPQYLLSAGFSHIACTQPRRIACISLAKRVSFESLNQFGSKVGHQIRFETSRTAATKLLFLTEGLLLRHIQQDRTLAQYQVVIVDEVHERHLHCDFLLGVLRSLVADRPDLRLVLMSATINIKLFSEYFGGAPVLQVPGRLFPIQVTYQPIPSEEQASRSEKLDPRPYLRILQGIDQRYPPEERGDLLLFLSGLAEISAVQEACQVYATHTSRWIVLPLHSTLSLAQQDKVFDVSPPGVRKCIISTNIAETSVTIDGVRFVVDSGKVKEMSFDPKAKMQRLQEFWISRASSEQRKGRAGRTGPGVCYRLYSESDYDAFAPYPVPEIHRVALDSLILQMKSMCLGDPLSFIFIDPPPAASIQTAVTYLKEQGALDRHSELTSIGSLLAQLPVDVVIGKMLVLGSLFNLVEPILTVAAALSVQSPFLRSSQQNPDCATARQPLHSNQGDPFTLLNTFNAWVQIKGERGGGSRKWCRRRGLEEQRLYEMVNLRRQFKELLRSHGLLGSENGASSGDDRKKRREALTERRKLHQLKRSHEQQESSKRKVLKLNEGQDGEFSSGSGGEEAGRGKREKKESGQRVDIQDVKFQLRHNMSELQDVVSVSQDLSHRQQALLKLLICRGLYPQLALPDEHNTTRKDSDQVFHTKNKQGVVIHPTSVFASDPEVLQVPENDNRDAGPESRDSSRHQLLAFVTLLETNKPYLTNCVRVPALQTVLLVANSVDSNADCTRLVVDGWLELQLGEPEEALNVLSTALTLRAEWERLLLAQLGNGSTGGSAVQGVSRRVMEKLSDGLVRYLVHTEVSYSLRRLAALQSQNLYIGPQPESKLSPDLNQLLPGAEVKPDPIKGGLWVTSFFTYNCLADSTNLYSECLRTFWSCPNCDLYLPLTPLERMQHEASCRPPGEQQHMEEEPEGGKAGCSVSSLTRVYHCDVCDEDLTLTSTEILKHKRHHMYSTK, from the exons ATGGACCCAGACAGGAGGCGAGACGGTCGGAGTTGGGACTGGGACAGCCCGCGGTGCCGAGCGCAACTGGACGAGATGTTTTTCCGCCAGCAGGACTACGTCCAGGCGGGCAGCCCGGAGCACAGGGAGTTCTGGGCTTTCTTTGACCGCTTCCAGAGGTTTAAAACCAAAAGAGACATGTCTGGGTCCGGAGCCGGTCGGAACCAGGACGCCGAGGAAGGGAGACGCCAGAGGAAGGTTGGAGAAGGACAAGTAGACCTCGACCTTCCCAGAGAGTATGACGCTCGCTACCGGATCAATGTGTCCGTGTGCACCGGGGACATCGAGGAGCGTTTGGGGAAGTCGGAGTCCAGAAGCGCAAAGAGAACATCCGGTCCAGGCAGGCAGGAGGTCCAGGACTGCCGCCTGGCTCTCCTGCATTTCCTGGATTTCAGTCAGAGGCAGAGCTTCGGCAAACTGGCAAAGCTGCGTCGGGAGCAAAAAAGCCTTCCCATCTTCCAGTATCGGGAGCGGATGGTGCAGCTGGTCCGGCTGCACCCCGTGGTCGTGGTGGCGGGGGACACCGGCTGTGGGAAGTCCACGCAGGTGCCTCAGTACCTCCTCTCGGCTGGCTTCAGCCACATCGCCTGCACGCAGCCTCGACGCATCGCCTGCATATCCCTCGCGAAGCGGGTCAGCTTCGAGAGCCTCAACCAGTTCGGCTCGAAG GTCGGGCACCAGATTCGCTTTGAGACCAGCCGCACCGCGGCCACGAAGCTGCTGTTCCTGACTGAGGGGCTGCTGCTGCGACACATCCAGCAGGACCGGACCCTGGCTCAGTACCAGGTGGTGATCGTGGACGAGGTCCACGAGAGACACCTCCACTGCGACTTCCTCCTCGGTGTCCTCCGGTCTCTGGTGGCTGACAGGCCGGATCTTCGTCTCGTACTCATGTCAGCCACCATTAACATCAAACTTTTCTCCGAGTATTTCGGCGGTGCTCCTGTGCTGCAGGTGCCGGGCAGACTTTTCCCCatacag GTGACATACCAGCCCATTCCGTCTGAGGAACAGGCCTCGCGCTCCGAGAAACTCGACCCCAGACCGTACCTCCGCATCTTGCAGGGCATCGATCAGCGTTACCCTCCCGAAGAGCGCGGAgacctgctcctcttcctcagcggCCTGGCGGAGATCTCCGCCGTCCAGGAAGCCTGCCAGGTTTATGCCACGCATACGAGTCGTTGGATCGTCTTGCCGCTGCACAGCACCCTCTCACTCGCCCAGCAGGACAAG GTGTTTGACGTGTCTCCTCCCGGGGTGAGAAAGTGCATCATCTCTACCAATATTGCTGAGACCTCAGTTACCATTGATGGGGTGCGCTTTGTTGTAGACTCGG GAAAGGTAAAGGAGATGAGTTTCGATCCGAAGGCCAAGATGCAACGTCTGCAGGAGTTCTGGATCAGCCGAGCCAGCTCCGAGCAGAGGAAGGGCCGAGCCGGTCGTACGGGTCCGGGCGTGTGCTACCGCCTGTACTCCGAGTCGGATTACGATGCCTTTGCACCTTATCCGGTCCCAGAAATCCACAGAGTGGCTCTCGACTCCCTCATTCTCCAG ATGAAAAGCATGTGCCTCGGAGATCCGCTCTCTTTTATCTTCATCGATCCTCCCCCAGCTGCCAGTATTCAGACTGCGGTCACATATCTGAAGGAGCAGGGCGCACTCGACCGGCACAGTGAATTGACCTCTATTGGAAGTTTGCTGGCACAGCTGCCTGTGGATGTGGTCATCG GGAAGATGCTGGTGTTGGGCTCCTTGTTCAACTTGGTGGAGCCCATCCTGACGGTGGCGGCAGCCCTCAGCGTTCAGTCGCCTTTCCTGCGCAGCTCGCAGCAAAACCCAGACTGTGCCACTGCCCGCCAGCCCCTGCACAGCAACCAGGGAGACCCCTTCACTCTGTTGAACACCTTCAATGCCTGGGTGCAG ATAAAGGGAGAGCGAGGCGGCGGCTCCAGGAAGtggtgcaggaggagaggcCTGGAGGAGCAGCGACTTTATGAGATGGTCAACCTGCGTAGACAGTTCAAG GAGCTGCTGAGGAGCCACGGCCTGCTTGGATCTGAGAACGGCGCCTCCTCCGGCGATGACCGCAAGAAGCGAAGGGAGGCGCTAACAGAAAGGAGGAAGCTGCATCAGCTGAAGAGATCTCAtgagcagcaggagagcagcaAACGTAAAGTCCTGAAGCTGAACGAAGGCCAGGACGGAGAGTTCTCATCGGGATCGGGCGGCGAGGAAGCGGGCCGAGGCaagagggagaagaaggaaTCGGGGCAGCGCGTGGACATACAG GACGTGAAGTTCCAGTTGCGTCACAACATGTCAGAGCTGCAGGACGTGGTCAGTGTCAGCCAGGACTTGTCCCACCGCCAGCAGGCTTTGCTCAAGCTTCTGATTTGCAGAGGCCTCTACCCTCAGCTAGCACTGCCTGATGAACACAACACCACCCGCAAGGACTCTGATCAG GTGTTTCACACAAAGAACAAGCAGGGAGTGGTGATCCACCCGACCAGCGTGTTTGCCAGCGACCCAGAGGTTTTACAAGTGCCTGAGAATGACAACAGAGATGCAG GTCCAGAGAGCAGGGACAGCAGCAGACACCAGCTGCTGGCTTTCGTCACTCTGTTGGAGACCAACAAGCCATATTTGACCAACTGTGTGCGAGTTCCTGCCCTGCAA ACGGTGCTGCTGGTCGCGAACTCTGTGGACAGTAACGCCGACTGTACTCGTTTGGTGGTGGATGGCtggctggagctgcagctcggGGAGCCAGAGGAGGCTCTGAATGTTCTTTCCACAGCTCTTACCCTGAGAGCTGAGTGGGAGCGACTCCTGTTAGCCCAGCTGGGAAATGGTTCAACAGGGGGATCGGCAGTTCAGGGAGTGTCCCGCAGAGTCATGGAGAAGCTGAGCGATGGCCTGGTCCGCTACCTGGTCCACACCGAG GTCAGTTACAGCCTACGCCGGCTCGCAGCTCTCCAGTCCCAGAACCTTTACATTGGTCCTCAGCCCGAGTCCAAGCTGTCTCCGGATCTAAACCAGCTGCTCCCAGGAGCTGAGGTCAAGCCGGACCCCATTAAAGGAGGCCTTTGGGTCACCAGCTTCTTCACCTACAACTGTCTGGCT GACTCTACGAATCTGTACAGCGAGTGTTTACGTACTTTCTGGAGCTGCCCTAACTGTGACCTCTACCTGCCTTTAACGCCATTGGAACGCATGCAGCACGAGGCCTCCTGCAGGCCACCTGGGGAACAGCAGCACATGGAGGAAG AGCCAGAGGGTGGAAAGGCCGGCTGTTCAGTGTCCAGCCTCACCAGGGTTTATCACTGTGACGTCTGCGATGAAGACTTGACCCTCACCTCCACTGAGATTCTCAAACACAAAAGGCACCACATGTATTCCACCAAGTAA
- the spred3 gene encoding sprouty-related, EVH1 domain-containing protein 3, which translates to MTRSLCQSHTGSESSSNSRKEMLPKPITIVTSESSSACFVRSEEFSFGSSHAVTTQTPAQIHARPGQQQLSQMTVVLSPPAPPPPPPAPPTPPVGPPASSPLSPVSPTISLLEEGDLRSVDPCKDLWGSRGYEDYRRAGATRTMVGGLTGGVVVGGGGSLQDKSELCVVRFEKELAGVGTAGCDVTVSLDSKASQRLSSSSPTCVSMPNAVSGVSPGAGSPQETGKGSPSPCCIHTSLATPRSRTRKRGGGASSSSSCDPGAISPDDDSPCPQASSSCSSRCVYCRSVFSASENGRGRCRDAPDPALHCLRQWTCVWCAESLLYHCMSDSEGEFWEPCSCDDSMGGRPHPLCCARWLALLALSLFVPCMCCYLPLRACLRCGERCGCCGGKHKAVR; encoded by the exons ATGACACGCAGCCTCTGCCAGTCCCATACAGGAAGTGAGTCGTCATCCAACAGCAGAAAGGAGATGCTACCCAAACCCATCACCATAGTGACGAGTGAGTCGTCGTCTGCCTGCTTCGTGCGCTCGGAAGAGTTTAGTTTTGGATCCAGCCATGCGGTCACCACTCAGACACCTGCTCAG ATCCACGCCAGGCcaggacagcagcagctttcacaAATGACTGTTGTGTTGAGTCCCCCAGCacccccgccgccgcctcctgcgCCACCGACTCCCCCCGTGGGTCCTCCAGCCTCGTCTCCGTTGTCCCCCGTCTCGCCCACAATTTCTCTGCTGGAGGAGGGAGACCTGCGCAGCGTGGACCCTTGCAAAGACCTGTGGGGCTCTCGAGGTTACGAGGACTACAGGCGGGCGGGGGCCACTAGGACTATGGTTGGTGGGCTGACTGGGGGGGTGGTCGTGGGTGGCGGGGGGAGTCTGCAGGACAAGTCCGAACTGTGCGTGGTTCGCTTTGAGAAGGAGctggcaggggtggggacggcAGGCTGCGACGTGACGGTGAGCTTGGACAGTAAAGCTTCCCAGCGTCTGTCCTCGTCGTCCCCTACCTGTGTGTCCATGCCCAACGCTGTGTCAGGCGTGTCCCCGGGTGCCGGTTCACCTCAGGAGACGGGCAAAGGTTCGCCCTCCCCGTGCTGCATCCATACCTCGCTGGCCACGCCCAGGTCGCGGACTCGTAAGAGAGGAGGGggcgccagcagcagcagcagctgcgacCCGGGGGCGATCTCccccgacgacgacagcccatGTCCTCAGGCTTCCTCGTCATGCTCATCTCGCTGTGTGTACTGCCGCTCTGTCTTCAGCGCCTCAGAGAACGGGCGGGGCCGCTGCAGAGATGCCCCCGACCCTGCTCTGCACTGCCTACGCCAGTGGACCTGTGTGTGGTGCGCAGAGAGTCTTCTCTACCACTGCATGTCCGACTCGGAGGGGGAGTTCTGGGAGCCTTGCTCGTGCGATGACTCGATGGGGGGCCGCCCACACCCCCTCTGCTGCGCCCGTTGGCTGGCCCTCCTGGCCTTGTCGCTCTTCGTGCCCTGCATGTGCTGCTACTTGCCTTTGCGCGCCTGCTTGCGGTGTGGCGAGAGGTGCGGCTGCTGTGGGGGAAAGCACAAGGCGGTCCGATGA
- the LOC137901478 gene encoding sprouty-related, EVH1 domain-containing protein 3-like, with product MEGDVRVRAVVMTRDDSSGGWVPLGGGGLSHVVIRKGRSRDGRGRREHVICGERLRDRAPVLECAVQRGLVYNKVNPIFHHWRVEDRKFGLTFQSPADAVSFEKGLQTVLDRLDRGSDSPSSSTPEEADTEDDGQAV from the exons ATGGAGGGCGA CGTGCGCGTTCGTGCGGTGGTGATGACGCGCGACGACTCCAGTGGCGGCTGGGTGCCCCTCGGAGGTGGCGGCCTCAGTCACGTGGTCATACGTAAAGGGAGGAGTCGTGACGGCAGGGGGCGGAGAGAACACGTCATATGTGGAGAGCGGCTCCGAGATCGAgca CCGGTGCTGGAATGCGCAGTGCAAAGGGGTTTGGTGTACAACAAGGTGAACCCCATCTTCCACCACTGGCGAGTGGAGGATCGGAAGTTCGGCCTTACGTTCCAGAGTCCCGCCGACGCCGTCTCCTTCGAGAAAGGACTGCAGACCGTCCTGGACAGACTGGACAGAG GTTCTGACTCGCCCTCGTCCTCCACGCCCGAGGAGGCGGACACAGAGGACGACGGACAAGCTGTG
- the psmd8 gene encoding 26S proteasome non-ATPase regulatory subunit 8: MALKETAGLYETLKAEWNKKNPNLNKCGEILSKLKVSLLELNFLPTGRSALTKQQLILARDVLEIGALWSILKKDIPSFERYMAQLKCYYFDYKEELPEAAYMHQLLGLNLLFLLSQNRVSEFHTELERLSARDIQTNVYIRHPVSLEQYLMEGSYNKVFLAKGNIPAESYTFFIDILLDTIRDEIAGCIEKAYEQIQFSEATRVLFFSSPKKMTEYAKKRGWSLSSDGYYSFTSQQQRTEEVTIPSTELAQQVIEYARQLEMIV, translated from the exons ATGGCGTTGAAAGAAACTGCGGGGCTGTACGAGACGCTCAAAGCGGAGTGGAACAAGAAAAACCCGAACCTCAATAAATGTGGAGAAATTCTGAGCAAACTGAAG GTTTCACTACTGGAGTTGAACTTTTTACCAACTGGCAGATCGGCTCTCACCAAGCAGCAGCTTATTTTAGCTC GCGATGTCCTCGAAATTGGAGCCCTGTGGAGTATCCTCAAGAAAGACATCCCATCCTTCGAGAGATACATGGCCCAGTTGAAATGTTACTACTTTGATTACAA GGAGGAACTACCCGAAGCCGCCTACATGCACCAGCTGCTTGGACTGAACCTGCTTTTCCTGCTCTCACAGAACCGTGTTTCAGAGTTTCACACGGAACTTGAGAGACTAAGTGCCCGAGATATTCAGACCAACGTATACATCAGGCACCCCGTCTCCTTAGAGCAG TACCTGATGGAGGGAAGCTATAACAAAGTTTTTCTTGCCAAAGGCAACATCCCCGCTGAGAGCTACACCTTTTTTATAGATATTCTGCTAGACACAATTCG TGATGAGATTGCTGGTTGTATAGAGAAAGCGTATGAGCAGATCCAGTTCAGTGAAGCCACCCGGGTGCTGTTCTTCAGTTCCCCCAAAAAGATGACCGAGTATGCCAAGAAG AGGGGATGGAGTTTGAGCTCAGACGGCTATTATTCCTTCACCAGTCAGCAGCAGCGGACCGAAGAGGTGACCATCCCTTCTACCGAGCTGGCCCAGCAGGTCATTGAATACGCACGACAGCTGGAAATGATTGTGTAA
- the nup88 gene encoding nucleoporin 88 produces the protein MAALSAERWLDSLPNHGVFTKIREKLNSESRKNEKVVAKNLTFCLGGDFFLWNDVDRVFYTTNLRQLNSEDSRGDYQTLMCINPPLFEVCQVLPGPTQHHVALVGRRGISVLELPLRWGKKSQFEGGRGEINCKTIAMAERFFTSSPSVILRQAAWYPSETDEPQLVLLTSDNTIRFYGLKSPQTPVKVLPVSQAEDDGSVRPPTRSYAASLGEIAVAFDFGPGSSPPPRQAARFSREQLVFPLYILYENGETYLSYTSYATGLIVGKPAGPLPMYPAAEDNYGYDACSILCLPCVPSILVIATETGTLYHCVVLESEEEEEKWTRGAGVAPALYVFECVELELTLKVATGEEEEEPQDFDFTCPIRLHRDPLCQQRYHCTHEAGVHSVGLIWINKLQQFLREDEEEKDRLQELANERRCIVEHILCTRPLPTSQPAPVRGFLILADLSLGAAMICITSSYECILLPLLSSVRPPSPPLLCSDPGPGPGGSPLRGLANNSFELHIRDILARGAANPLVLKAGDGDSPPPPAECLQLLSRATQVFREEYVLKQDTACEEMQRRVKLLASQKDKQREELSLCKREGTSLREAAERLADKYEDAKYRQESSVNRVKRALSSLQSQLPVLSNSEKDMKKELQTVCDQLKHLDSCIKQVNMKMDYQKTQVGKDVPAARTTVSLDANQKKVVQDVLREQGQQIGDMMKQIKDVKNHFSF, from the coding sequence ATGGCCGCTCTGAGCGCGGAGCGATGGCTGGATAGCTTACCCAACCACGGCGTTTTTACGAAAATACGAGAGAAGTTAAATTCAGAATCCCGCAAAAATGAAAAGGTGGTCGCCAAAAACCTcacgttttgtttggggggcGACTTCTTCCTGTGGAATGACGTGGATCGCGTGTTTTACACGACCAACCTGCGGCAGCTCAACTCCGAAGACAGCCGCGGGGACTATCAAACGCTGATGTGCATCAACCCGCCTCTGTTCGAAGTGTGTCAAGTGCTGCCGGGTCCCACGCAGCACCACGTCGCGCTGGTCGGCCGGCGGGGCATCTCGGTGCTGGAGCTCCCCCTCCGGTGGGGCAAGAAATCCCAGTTCGAGGGCGGAAGGGGTGAAATCAACTGCAAGACCATCGCGATGGCGGAGCGCTTCTTCACCAGCTCGCCGTCGGTGATCCTGCGACAGGCCGCGTGGTATCCCAGCGAGACGGACGAGCCTCAGCTGGTGCTTCTAACATCGGACAACACCATCAGGTTTTACGGCTTGAAGTCGCCCCAGACTCCGGTGAAGGTCCTGCCGGTGTCTCAGGCGGAGGACGACGGCAGCGTCCGACCTCCGACCCGCTCCTACGCGGCGTCCCTCGGAGAGATCGCGGTGGCGTTTGATTTCGGGCCCGGCTCGTCCCCGCCTCCGCGGCAGGCGGCGCGCTTCTCCAGAGAGCAGCTGGTCTTCCCTTTGTACATTCTCTACGAAAACGGGGAGACGTATTTGAGCTACACGAGCTACGCAACCGGCTTGATCGTGGGTAAACCCGCCGGACCCCTCCCGATGTATCCTGCAGCAGAAGATAACTACGGCTACGATGCCTGCTCCATCCTCTGCCTGCCCTGCGTGCCCAGCATCCTGGTCATCGCCACGGAAACCGGCACGCTGTACCACTGCGTGGTGTTGGaatctgaggaagaggaggagaagtggaCCCGAGGCGCCGGCGTGGCGCCGGCTCTCTATGTGTTTGAATGCGTCGAGCTGGAGCTCACCCTTAAAGTGGCcacgggggaggaggaggaggagcctcaggATTTTGATTTCACCTGTCCAATCAGACTGCACCGGGACCCGCTGTGCCAGCAGCGATATCACTGCACGCATGAGGCGGGCGTGCACAGCGTGGGCTTAATCTGGATCAACAAGCTGCAGCAGTTCCTGcgggaggacgaagaggagaagGACCGTCTTCAGGAGCTGGCCAATGAGAGGCGTTGCATTGTGGAGCACATCCTGTGCACGAGGCCCCTCCCCACCAGCCAGCCGGCTCCCGTCCGCGGCTTCTTGATCCTGGCTGACCTTTCCTTGGGCGCCGCCATGATCTGCATCACCAGCTCCTACGAATGCATTCTGTTGCCCCTGCTGAGTTCCGTCcggcccccctcccctcccctgctTTGCTCCGATCCAGGACCGGGTCCCGGCGGCTCCCCTCTGCGCGGGTTGGCCAACAACTCCTTCGAGCTGCACATCCGCGACATCCTGGCGCGCGGCGCCGCCAATCCTCTGGTGCTGAAGGCCGGAGACGGGgactcgccgccgccgcccgcgGAGTGTCTGCAGCTCCTCAGCAGAGCCACGCAGGTCTTCAGGGAGGAGTACGTCCTGAAGCAGGACACGGCCTGCGAGGAGATGCAGAGGAGGGTCAAACTCCTGGCGAGTCAGAAGGACAAGCAGCGGGAAGAGCTGTCTCTGTGCAAGAGGGAGGGGACGAGTCTGAGAGAGGCGGCGGAGAGGCTAGCCGACAAGTACGAGGACGCAAAGTATCGTCAGGAATCCAGCGTGAACCGGGTCAAAAGGGCGCTGAGCAGCCTCCAGAGCCAGCTGCCCGTTCTGTCCAACAGCGAGAAGGACatgaagaaggagctgcagaccGTCTGCGATCAGCTGAAGCACCTCGACAGCTGCATCAAGCAGGTGAACATGAAGATGGATTACCAGAAGACGCAAGTGGGGAAGGACGTCCCCGCCGCCAGGACAACCGTCTCGCTCGATGCCAACCAGAAGAAGGTTGTGCAGGATGTCCTCAGGGAGCAGGGACAGCAAATCGGGGACATGATGAAGCAGATCAAAGACGTCAAAAATCATTTCAGTTTTTAG
- the ehd2b gene encoding EH domain-containing protein 2b, with the protein MSRWGRKNVKKTPEVIRTVTEGLKSLYRKKLLPLEQYYGFHDFHSPSLEEADFDNKPMVLVVGQYSTGKTTFIKYLLEQEIPGSRVGPEPTTDCFTAIMHGDMESVIPGNALIVDPNKPFRKLNPFGNTFLNRFQCAQMSNQVLESISIIDTPGILSGAKQRVSRGYDFPAVLRWFAERVDRIILLFDAHKLEISDEFAEAIGALKGNEDKLRVVLNKADMVGTQQLMRVYGALMWSLGKVFGTPEVLRVYIGSFWSEPLVVTDNRKLFELEEEDLFADIQNLPRNAALRKLNDLVKRARLVRVHAHIISHLKQEMPSVFRKDVKKKNLIYQLPVIFSKIQLQHNISAGDFPDCAKMQEQLVVHDFTKFKTFKPNLMAALDELLSGDIAKLMPLLRQEELEAVEQPGVQGGAFLGTRAGPFSEGDPFGEENGDGCEEPEDWVVTKDKPKYDEIFYNLAPNEGKLSGTKAKDWMVSSRLPNSVLGRIWKLSDVDHDGMLDDEEFALASHLIEVKLEGHGLPPELPSRLIPPSKRRQKGSDA; encoded by the exons ATGTCTCGCTGGGGGCGAAAGAATGTGAAGAAGACACCTGAAGTGATCCGCACCGTTACAGAGGGGCTCAAGTCCTTGTATCGCAAGAAGCTGCTGCCTCTGGAGCAATACTACGGTTTCCATGACTTCCACTCTCCCAGTCTGGAGGAGGCAGACTTCGATAACAAGCCGATGGTGCTGGTGGTGGGTCAATACTCCACTGGAAAAACCACGTTCATCAA GTACCTACTGGAGCAGGAAATTCCTGGTAGCAGGGTGGGACCTGAACCCACCACTGACTGCTTCACCGCCATCATGCATGGGGACATGGAGAGTGTGATTCCCGGGAATGCCCTTATTGTAGACCCCAACAAGCCTTTCCGTAAACTCAACCCCTTCGGAAACACCTTCCTGAACAG GTTCCAGTGCGCTCAGATGTCCAACCAGGTCCTGGAAAGCATCAGCATCATCGACACCCCGGGGATCCTGTCCGGCGCTAAGCAGCGAGTGAGCCGAG GCTACGACTTCCCAGCCGTGCTGCGCTGGTTCGCTGAGCGCGTGGACCGCATCATTCTGCTGTTCGACGCTCACAAACTGGAGATATCCGACGAGTTCGCCGAGGCCATCGGCGCCCTGAAGGGAAACGAGGACAAGCTGCGTGTGGTGCTCAACAAGGCGGACATGGTGGGCACCCAGCAGCTGATGCGAGTGTACGGCGCGCTCATGTGGTCCTTGGGAAAGGTCTTCGGCACCCCCGAGGTGCTGCGCGTCTATATCGGCTCCTTCTGGTCGGAGCCGCTGGTGGTTACCGACAACCGGAAGCTGtttgagctggaggaggaggatctctTCGCAGACATTCAGAACCTTCCTCGCAATGCAGCTTTACGCAAGCTCAACGACCTGGTTAAGAGAGCGCGGCTGGTTCGG GTCCACGCCCATATCATCAGCCATCTGAAGCAGGAGATGCCTTCCGTTTTCAGGAAGGACGTTAAAAAGAAGAACCTGATCTACCAGCTGCCGGTGATTTTCTCTAAGATCCAGCTGCAGCACAACATTTCTGCTGGAGACTTCCCAGATTGTGCTAAGATGCAG GAGCAACTGGTGGTCCACGATTTCACCAAGTTTAAAACCTTCAAGCCCAATCTGATGGCCGCCTTGGATGAGTTGCTTTCCGGCGATATTGCCAAGCTGATGCCCCTCCTGCgacaggaagagctggaagcaGTGGAGCAACCAGGTGTGCAGGGCGGCGCCTTCCTTGGGACCCGTGCTGGACCATTCTCAGAGGGCGACCCCTTTGGCGAGGAGAACGGAGACGGGTGCGAGGAGCCGGAGGATTGGGTGGTGACCAAAGACAAGCCCAAATATGATGAAATCTTCTACAACCTGGCTCCCAACGAGGGAAAGCTGAGCGGCACCAAGGCGAAGGACTGGATGGTGAGCTCCCGCCTGCCCAACTCTGTGCTGGGCCGCATCTGGAAGTTGTCCGATGTGGACCATGATGGCATGCTGGATGATGAAGAGTTTGCCCTGGCAAGCCACCTGATTGAAGTGAAGCTGGAGGGCCACGGCCTCCCCCCCGAGCTCCCGTCTCGGCTGATCCCGCCCTCCAAACGCAGGCAGAAGGGTTCCGATGCGTAG